In Paenibacillus sonchi, the genomic stretch ACACTAAACCTATGCAACCCCTCAAACCGCACATTAACAAACTTACACTCATATACTTACATTTTGTAAGTTATTATGATACAATAACTTGTATTCCTCCTTTACGGACAAACGTACGGGCAAACTGCTCATCATGAGGTAATATTCTGAATAACAAGGGGTTATACAAGATGGACAATCACACGAAAGAACAAGTACCGGAATTTGAATTTGGCCTATACACTTTAGGGGATATCGTAACCGACTGCCATACAGGGCAGCGGATCAGCCCTCAGCAGCGGATGAAAGAAGTCATAGAGGCGGCCAAGCTGGCCGATGAAGCGGGGCTTGATGTGTTTGGGGTGGGTGAGCATCACCGGCTGGATTTTGTCATTTCCTCCGTGCCGGTGGTGCTGGCCGCCATTTCCCAGGTGACCAAGCGGATCAAGCTGACCAGTGCGACAACGGTGCTGAGCACCATCGACCCTGTGCGGGTCTTCGAGGATTTCGCCACCCTTGACCTGCTGTCCGGCGGCCGGGCGGAAATCATCTCCGGCCGGGGTGCTTTTCTGGAGTCCTTTCCGTTGTTCGGGTATGATCTGGAGGACTACAAGCAGCTCTTTACCGAGAATCTGGAGCTGCTGCTGCAGCTGAACCAGCGTGAAGTGATGAATTGGCAGGGGAGTTTCCGCACTCCGCTGAAGAATGCGGAAATAGCCCCACGCCCCTTGCAGCAGAAGCTCCCCCTTTGGGTCGGCATCGGCGGCTCCGCCGATAGCGCCGCACAGGCCGGAAGCCTTGGCGTTGGGATGGCGATTGCTATTCTCAGCGGCAGTCCGGAGCCTTTCCAGAACCTTGCCGACA encodes the following:
- a CDS encoding LLM class flavin-dependent oxidoreductase; translated protein: MDNHTKEQVPEFEFGLYTLGDIVTDCHTGQRISPQQRMKEVIEAAKLADEAGLDVFGVGEHHRLDFVISSVPVVLAAISQVTKRIKLTSATTVLSTIDPVRVFEDFATLDLLSGGRAEIISGRGAFLESFPLFGYDLEDYKQLFTENLELLLQLNQREVMNWQGSFRTPLKNAEIAPRPLQQKLPLWVGIGGSADSAAQAGSLGVGMAIAILSGSPEPFQNLADTYRRSGAEAGHAAADLKIAITSHGYIAKTSQQALDEYYPYYYSYRNAISPHPGQEYRVSRRDFGRFVSPVNTLAVGSPQQIIEKILYQHELFGHNRFMTQLDIGGLPYAKVAAAIELLATEVAPVVRREIAKKNSGISPARGL